The following coding sequences are from one Arachis hypogaea cultivar Tifrunner chromosome 7, arahy.Tifrunner.gnm2.J5K5, whole genome shotgun sequence window:
- the LOC112702362 gene encoding uncharacterized protein isoform X2 codes for MNMAISLSTHPMMMSFNPLLQAKYQDSSWCSNGVSLPKATQYTPFLAVPVSRMFSKEKRFGHCLSVADSDQLEAGISSKDPPAENSELQANVNTELESRTSDASEVSTDQNQGSAAFSNPQSNPKRLPLTARERLRAARVLNRYTESKTSKKSDMGSRVLDALKESDRGKKRSRLPEAPTDMLDDSKRGLPKAGLTFSFPGGFDLFIVAFSFVFISTVMFATTYFVWKVGAIHFNEY; via the exons ATGAACATGGCCATATCATTATCAACACATCCCATGATGATGAGCTTCAACCCACTG TTGCAAGCGAAATATCAAGATTCATCATGGTGTTCTAATGGAGTTTCGCTACCAAAGGCCACTCAGTATACACCCTTCTTGGCAGTGCCGGTATCAAGAATGTTTTCCAAAGAAAAAAGATTTGGTCATTGTCTTTCAGTCGCAGACAGCGATCAGCTCGAAGCAGGCATCAGTAGTAAGGATCCTCCGGCCGAAAACTCCGAGTTACAAGCTAATGTCAATACCGAGTTAGAATCTCGGACATCAGATGCTTCTGAGGTTTCAACTGACCAAaatcaaggatcagcagcattttCTAACCCTCAATCAAATCCCAAACGGTTGCCCTTGACGGCGAGAGAGAGATTGAGGGCGGCTCGAGTCCTAAACCGATACACAGAATCAAAAACATCCAAAAAATCAGACATGGGAAGCAGGGTGTTGGATGCTCTAAAAGAAAGTGACCGGGGAAAGAAGAGGTCTCGGCTACCGGAAGCCCCTACGGACATGCTTGACGACAGCAAGCGAGGGCTTCCGAAGGCAGGATTGACATTCTCATTTCCCGGGGGATTTGATCTCTTCATTGTTGCTTTCTCATTTGTTTTCATCAGCACAGTGATGTTTGCAACAACTTACTTTGTCTGGAAAGTTGGTGCCATCCATTTCAATGAGTACTGA
- the LOC112702361 gene encoding transcription factor bHLH51: protein MENYYYSGWPQSQCNNSAPNSNNNSSFSVPTQIVPHAYDSAFASLQFQYPWPLAFEGFPEDRAASASKSHSQAEKRRRDRINAQLATLRKLIPKSDKMDKAALLGSVVDHVKDLKRKAMDVSKSITVPSETDEVTIIECDPDQDESYAKVKILKHNIVISVCCDDRPELFNELIQVLKGLRLTAVKADIASVGGRIKSILVLCSKENEEGGDGVCLNTLKQSLKSAVNKIASSSMTSNCPTRSKRQRFFLPSHFIQ, encoded by the exons aTGGAAAACTACTACTATTCTGGATGGCCTCAATCTCAATGCAACAACTCTGCACCAAACAGTAACAATAATTCTTCCTTTTCAGTACCAACACAGATAGTGCCTCATGCCTATGACTCAGCCTTTGCCTCTCTTCAATTCCAATATCCATGGCCTTTAGCCTTTGAAGGGTTTCCAGAAGATAGAGCTGCAAGTGCTTCTAAGAGCCATAGCCAAGcagagaaaagaagaagggacagGATCAATGCACAGCTTGCAACTCTTAGAAAACTCATTCCTAAGTCTGATAAG ATGGACAAGGCTGCATTACTAGGGAGTGTAGTAGATCATGTGAAGGATCTAAAGCGAAAAGCAATGGATGTGAGCAAAAGCATCACAGTTCCAAGTGAAACTGATGAAGTAACAATAATAGAGTGTGACCCTGATCAAGATGAAAGCTATGCTAAAGTGAAGATACTGAAGCACAACATTGTAATTTCAGTTTGCTGTGATGATAGACCAGAACTTTTCAATGAACTCATTCAAGTCTTAAAAGGGTTGAGGCTCACAGCAGTTAAAGCTGACATAGCAAGTGTTGGTGGCAGAATCAAGAGCATATTGGTGCTATGCTCTAAGGAAAATGAAGAAGGTGGTGATGGTGTTTGCCTTAACACTCTCAAACAATCACTGAAATCTGCTGTTAACAAAATTGCTTCATCATCCATGACATCAAATTGTCCCACAAGAAGTAAGAGGCAAAGGTTCTTCTTGCCTTCACATTTCATACAGTGA
- the LOC112702363 gene encoding clathrin heavy chain 1 yields the protein MAAANAPITMKEALTLPSIGINPQFINFTHVTMESDKYICVRETAPQNSVVIVDMNMPNQPLRRPITADSALMNPNSRILALKAQLQGTTQDHLQIFNIEMKAKVKSYQMPEQVVFWKWITPKLLGLVTQTSVYHWSIEGESEPVKMFERTANLANNQIINYRCDPTEKWLVLIGIAPGSPERPQLVKGNMQLYSVDQQRSQALEAHAASFAQFKVPGNDNPSVLISFASKTLNAGQIISKLHVIELGAQPGKPSFTKKQADLFFPPDFADDFPVAMQISHKYNLIYVITKLGLLFVYDLETATAVYRNRISPDPIFLTAEATSLGGFYAINRRGQVLLATVNEQTIVNFVSGQLNNLELAVNLAKRGNLPGAEKLVVERFHELFAQTKYKEAAELAAESPQGILRTPDTVAKFQSVPVQAGQTPPLLQYFGTLLTRGKLNAFESLELSRLVVNQNKKNLLENWLAEDKLECSEELGDLVKTVDNDLALKIYIKARATPKVVAAFAERREFDKILIYSKQVGYTPDYLFLLQTILRTDPQGAVNFALMMSQMEGGSPVDYNTITDLFLQRNLIREATAFLLDVLKPNLPEHAFLQTKVLEINLVTFPNVADAILANGMFSHYDRPRIAQLCEKAGLYVRALQHYTELPDIKRVIVNTHAIEPQSLVEFFGTLSREWALECMKDLLLANLRGNLQIIVQVAKEYCEQLGVDSCIKLFEQFKSYEGLYFFLGSYLSSSEDPEIHFKYIEAAAKTGQIKEVERVTRESNFYDAEKTKNFLMEAKLPDARPLINVCDRFGFVPDLTHYLYTNNMLRYIEGYVQKVNPGNAPLVVGQLLDDECPEDFIKGLILSVRSLLPVEPLVDECEKRNRLRLLTQFLEHLVSEGSQDVHVHNALGKIIIDSNNNPEHFLTTNPYYDSRVVGKYCEKRDPTLAVVAYRRGQCDDELINVTNKNSLFKLQARYVVERMDGDLWAKVLSPDNEYRRQLIDQVVSTALPESKSPEQVSAAVKAFMTADLPHELIELLEKIVLQNSAFSGNFNLQNLLILTAIKADPSRVMDYVNRLDNFDGPAVGEMAVEAQLYEEAFAIFKKFNLNVQAVDVLLDNIHSIDRAVEFAFRVEEDAVWSQVAKAQLREGLVSDAIESFIRADDATQFLDVIRAAEDANVYHDLVKYLLMVRQKAKEPKVDSELIYAYAKIDRLSDIEEFILMPNVANLQNVGDRLFDEALYEAAKIIFAFISNWAKLAVTLVKLQQFQGAVDAARKANSAKTWKEVCFACVDAEEFRLAQICGLNIIVQVDDLEEVSEYYQNRGCFNELISLMESGLGLERAHMGIFTELGVLYARYRPEKLMEHIKLFSTRLNIPKLIRACDEQQHWKELTYLYIQYDEFDNAATTIMNHSPEAWDHMQFKDVIVKVANVELYYKAVHFYLQEHPDLINDVLNVLALRVDHARVVDIMRKAGHLRLVKPYMVAVQSNNVSAVNEALNEIYVEEEDYDRLRESIDLHDNFDQIGLAQKIEKHELLEMRRVAAYIYKKAGRWKQSIALSKKDNLYKDAMETASQSGDRELAEELLVYFIDQGKKECFASCLFVCYDLIRADIVLELAWMHNMIDFAFPYLLQFIREYTGKVDELVKDKIEAQNEVKVKEQEEKDVVAQQNMYAQLLPLALPAPPMPGMGGGMGGGYGPPPPPPQMGGLGMPPMPPFGMPPMGSSY from the exons ATGGCGGCTGCAAACGCTCCGATCACCATGAAAGAAGCCCTAACC TTGCCTAGCATCGGCATCAATCCGCAGTTCATCAATTTCACGCACGTGACGATGGAGTCAGATAAGTATATATGCGTTCGAGAGACGGCACCGCAGAACAGCGTGGTTATCGTTGATATGAACATGCCAAATCAACCTTTGAGGAGGCCTATCACTGCTGATTCTGCTCTTATGAATCCAAATTCTAGAATCCTTGCGTTGAAAG CCCAACTGCAAGGGACTACCCAGGATCACCTACAGATATTTAATATTGAAATGAAAGCAAAGGTGAAATCATATCAGATGCCAGAGCAG GTTGTCTTTTGGAAATGGATTACACCCAAGTTGTTGGGTCTTGTGACACAGACCTCTGTATACCACTGGTCAATTGAAG GTGAATCTGAGCCTGTAAAGATGTTTGAGAGAACTGCCAATTTGGCCAACAACCAGATAATTAATTACCGATGCGATCCTACAGAAAAATGGTTGGTCTTGATTGGCATTGCTCCTGGTTCACCGGAG AGGCCACAATTGGTGAAGGGAAACATGCAACTTTACTCCGTGGATCAGCAGCGTAGTCAGGCTCTTGAAGCTCATGCTGCATCCTTTGCTCAATTTAAG gtTCCTGGAAATGATAATCCTTCAGTTTTGATATCTTTTGCCTCAAAGACACTCAATGCTGGTCAAATTATATCGAAGTTGCATGTTATTGAGCTGGGTGCACAGCCAG GGAAGCCATCATTTACCAAGAAACAGGCAGATCTTTTCTTCCCACCGGATTTTGCTGATGACTTTCCAGTTGCAATGCAG ATATCCCACAAATACAATTTGATTTATGTGATTACCAAACTTGGGCTACTATTTGTGTATGATTTGGAGACAGCAACTGCTGTGTATAGAAACAGAATTAGTCCAGATCCAATATTTTTGACAGCAGAAGCTACGTCACTGGGAGGCTTTTATGCCATCAACAGGAGAGGCCAGGTGTTATTGGCTACTGTCAATGAACAAACCATTGTGAATTTTGTCAGCGGCCAG TTAAACAATTTGGAGCTTGCGGTTAATCTTGCCAAAAGAGGAAATCTTCCTGGGGCTGAGAAGCTG GTAGTGGAACGATTTCATGAACTCTTTGCCCAAACAAAGTATAAAGAAGCAGCTGAGCTTGCTGCTGAATCTCCGCAAGGAATCCTTCGTACGCCAGATACAGTTGCCAAATTTCAG AGTGTTCCTGTGCAAGCTGGGCAAACTCCTCCACTGTTGCAGTATTTTGGAACACTTCTAACGAGGGGGAAGTTGAATGCCTTTGAGTCGTTAGAATTGTCTCGGCTGGTTGTGAACCAGAACAAGAAAAATCTTTTGGAGAATTGGTTGGCAGAGGACAAGCTTGAGTGCAGTGAGGAGCTAGGAGATCTTGTTAAG ACTGTGGACAACGATCTTGctttaaaaatatatatcaaagcCAGAGCAACTCCAAAAGTTGTTGCCGCATTTGCTGAGAGGAGGGAGTTCGATAAAATTCTGATTTACTCCAAGCAG GTTGGGTACACTCCTGACTACCTCTTCCTTCTTCAAACAATCCTCCGGACAGATCCTCAG GGTGCTGTTAATTTTGCATTAATGATGTCTCAAATGGAAGGGGGTTCCCCAGTTGATTACAACACTATAACTGATCTGTTTCTTCAG AGAAACCTGATCCGTGAGGCAACAGCTTTTCTCCTAGATGTTTTAAAGCCCAATCTACCGGAGCATGCATTCCTTCAGACAAAG GTGTTAGAGATAAATCTGGTGACTTTCCCCAATGTTGCTGATGCAATTTTGGCTAATGGCATGTTCAGCCATTATGACCGTCCTCGTATTGCCCAACTATGTGAAAAGGCTGGTCTTTACGTGCGAGCTTTGCAA CATTACACAGAGTTGCCTGATATAAAGCGTGTGATTGTGAATACACATGCAATTGAACCTCAG TCACTTGTCGAGTTTTTTGGTACTCTGTCACGAGAATGGGCACTGGAGTGCATGAAAGACCTATTGCTGGCCAATCTTAGAGGCAACTTGCAGATAATTGTGCAG GTTGCTAAAGAATATTGTGAGCAATTGGGTGTTGACAGCTGCATAAAACTTTTTGAGCAGTTTAAGTCTTATGAAGGACTGTACTTCTTCCTTGGATCATATTTGAGCTCCAG TGAGGATCCTGAGATTCACTTCAAGTACATTGAGGCCGCAGCAAAAACTGGTCAAATCAAAGAAGTTGAGCGCGTGACAAGAGAATCAAATTTCTATGATGCTGAGAAAACAAAGAACTTTCTGATGGAGGCTAAACTTCCAGATGCACGGCCTTTAATCAATGTCTGTGATCGTTTTGGATTCGTTCCAGATCTTACACACTATCTATACACAAACAACATGCTTCGCTACATTGAAGGTTATGTTCAGAAG GTGAACCCAGGGAACGCTCCTTTAGTGGTTGGGCAGCTTCTTGATGATGAGTGTCCAGAAGATTTTATAAAAGGCTTGATTCTTTCTGTTCGCTCACTACTGCCAGTGGAGCCCCTTGTGGATGAATGTGAGAAGAG GAATCGTCTTCGCTTGCTCACACAGTTCCTAGAGCATCTTGTAAGTGAGGGAAGCCAGGATGTTCATGTCCACAATGCTTTGGGTAAAATTATCATCGATAGCAACAACAACCCAGAACATTTTCTCACGACCAACCCATACTATGATTCACGAGTAGTGGGCAAGTATTGTGAGAAGCGTGACCCCACCTTGGCTGTTGTAGCCTATCGACGGGGACAATGTGATGATGAACTTATTAATGTTACAAACAAAAATTCTTTGTTCAAACTCCAAGCGAG ATATGTTGTtgagagaatggatggtgatCTGTGGGCTAAAGTTCTTAGCCCTGATAATGAGTACAGAAGGCAACTTATTGATCAGGTTGTATCTACTGCTTTACCCGAAAGCAAGAGCCCTGAACAAGTTTCTGCTGCTGTTAAGGCCTTCATGACAGCTGATCTTCCGCATGAATTGATTGAACTTCTTGAAAAGATTGTGCTTCAGAATTCTGCATTCAGTGGGAATTTTAATTTGCAGAATCTTCTTATATTGACAGCAATTAAGGCTGATCCATCCAGAGTAATGGATTATGTCAATAGACTGGATAATTTTGACGGGCCTGCAGTTGGAGAAATGGCTGTTGAAGCTCAGTTATATGAGGAAGCATTTGCTATTTTCAAGAAGTTCAACCTGAATGTTCAAGCAGTTGATGTCTTGCTAGATAATATTCACAGCATTGATAGAGCTGTGGAGTTTGCGTTCAGAGTTGAAGAAGATGCTGTTTGGAGTCAGGTAGCCAAGGCTCAACTCCGGGAAGGGCTAGTAAGTGATGCAATTGAGTCATTTATACGCGCAGATGATGCTACACAATTTTTGGATGTTATCCGTGCTGCTGAAGATGCCAATGTGTACCATGACTTGGTTAAATACTTGCTGATGGTAAGGCAGAAAGCAAAAGAACCCAAGGTGGACAGTGAGCTCATTTATGCATATGCAAAGATTGATAGGCTTAGTGACATTGAGGAGTTCATTCTCATGCCAAATGTTGCTAATCTTCAAAATGTTGGTGATCGACTGTTTGATGAAGCATTGTATGAGgctgcaaaaatcatatttgccTTTATATCTAACTGGGCCAAGTTGGCTGTTACACTAGTAAAACTGCAACAGTTCCAAGGTGCTGTTGATGCAGCAAGGAAAGCAAACAGCGCAAAAACATGGAAGGAAGTTTGCTTTGCTTGTGTTGATGCGGAGGAATTTCGCCTGGCCCAGATATGTGGTCTCAACATTATTGTTCAG GTGGATGACTTGGAGGAGGTCAGTGAATATTACCAAAATAGAGGTTGCTTCAATGAGCTCATATCTCTCATGGAGAGTGGTTTAGGGTTAGAACGGGCACATATGGGTATCTTCACTGAGTTGGGAGTTCTGTATGCTAGATACCGCCCTGAGAAACTTATGGAGCATATCAAACTATTCTCAACTCGTCTCAATATTCCAAAACTCATTAGAGCATGTGACGAACAACAGCACTGGAAAGAATTAACCTATTTGTACATCCAATATGATGAGTTTGATAATGCTGCAACTACCATCATGAACCATTCACCTGAAGCGTGGGACCACATGCAATTCAAAGATGTTATTGTGAAAGTTGCTAATGTGGAATTATATTACAAGGCTGTCCATTTCTATCTGCAAGAACATCCAGATCTTATTAATGATGTTCTGAATGTCCTAGCACTTCGTGTGGACCATGCACGTGTTGTTGACATCATGCGAAAG GCCGGTCATTTGCGTCTTGTGAAGCCATACATGGTTGCTGTTCAAAGCAATAATGTATCAGCTGTTAACGAAGCCTTGAATGAAATATATGTTGAGGAGGAAGACTATGATAGATTGCGCGAGTCCATTGATTTGCATGATAACTTCGACCAAATAGGCCTTGCGCAAAAG ATTGAAAAGCATGAGCTTCTTGAGATGCGGCGTGTTGCTGCATATATCTACAAGAAGGCAGGTAGGTGGAAACAGTCTATTGCCTTGTCAAAGAAGGATAACCTCTATAAGGATGCCATGGAGACAGCCTCACAATCTGGTGATCGTGAACTTGCGGAGGAGTTGCTTGTTTATTTCATTGATCAG GGAAAGAAGGAATGCTTTGCCTCGTGTCTCTTCGTTTGCTATGATTTAATACGGGCTGACATTGTTCTTGAACTGGCTTGGATGCACAATATGATTGATTTTGCCTTCCCATATCTCTTGCAG TTTATCCGTGAATATACTGGCAAGGTTGATGAGCTGGTGAAGGACAAAATTGAAGCGCAGAATGAAGTGAAGGTTAAAGAGCAAGAGGAAAAGGATGTTGTTGCACAACAG AACATGTATGCTCAATTGTTGCCACTTGCTTTGCCCGCACCACCAATGCCTGGAATGGGAGGAGGTATGGGAGGAGGCTATGgtcctcctcctccccctcctCAAATGGGTGGACTAGGGATGCCACCAATGCCTCCTTTTGGCATGCCACCCATGGGTAGCAGTTATTGA
- the LOC112702360 gene encoding dolichyl-diphosphooligosaccharide--protein glycosyltransferase subunit DAD1 gives MARSTSKDAQDLFRALWSAYSATPTNLKIIDLYVMYAVFTALIQVVYMAMVGSFPFNSFLSGVLSCVGTAVLAVCLRIQVNKENKEFKDLAPERAFADFVLCNLVLHLVIMNFLG, from the exons atgGCGAGGTCAACCAGCAAGGACGCACAAGACCTCTTCCGTGCGCTTTGGTCTGCGTATTCCGCAACTCCAACAAATCTCAAG ATCATTGATCTCTACGTCATGTACGCTGTTTTCACCGCTCTCATCCAG GTAGTTTACATGGCTATGGTGGGATCATTTCCATTTAACTCCTTCCTTTCAGGAGTACTTTCTTGTGTAGGGACTGCAGTTCTGGCTG tttgtcTCCGTATCCAAGTGAATAAAGAGAACAAGGAATTCAAG GATCTTGCTCCTGAACGTGCCTTTGCAGATTTTGTTCTCTGCAATTTGGTTCTCCATCTGGTGATCATGAACTTCCTTGGTTAA
- the LOC112702362 gene encoding uncharacterized protein isoform X1, whose translation MNMAISLSTHPMMMSFNPLKLQAKYQDSSWCSNGVSLPKATQYTPFLAVPVSRMFSKEKRFGHCLSVADSDQLEAGISSKDPPAENSELQANVNTELESRTSDASEVSTDQNQGSAAFSNPQSNPKRLPLTARERLRAARVLNRYTESKTSKKSDMGSRVLDALKESDRGKKRSRLPEAPTDMLDDSKRGLPKAGLTFSFPGGFDLFIVAFSFVFISTVMFATTYFVWKVGAIHFNEY comes from the exons ATGAACATGGCCATATCATTATCAACACATCCCATGATGATGAGCTTCAACCCACTG AAGTTGCAAGCGAAATATCAAGATTCATCATGGTGTTCTAATGGAGTTTCGCTACCAAAGGCCACTCAGTATACACCCTTCTTGGCAGTGCCGGTATCAAGAATGTTTTCCAAAGAAAAAAGATTTGGTCATTGTCTTTCAGTCGCAGACAGCGATCAGCTCGAAGCAGGCATCAGTAGTAAGGATCCTCCGGCCGAAAACTCCGAGTTACAAGCTAATGTCAATACCGAGTTAGAATCTCGGACATCAGATGCTTCTGAGGTTTCAACTGACCAAaatcaaggatcagcagcattttCTAACCCTCAATCAAATCCCAAACGGTTGCCCTTGACGGCGAGAGAGAGATTGAGGGCGGCTCGAGTCCTAAACCGATACACAGAATCAAAAACATCCAAAAAATCAGACATGGGAAGCAGGGTGTTGGATGCTCTAAAAGAAAGTGACCGGGGAAAGAAGAGGTCTCGGCTACCGGAAGCCCCTACGGACATGCTTGACGACAGCAAGCGAGGGCTTCCGAAGGCAGGATTGACATTCTCATTTCCCGGGGGATTTGATCTCTTCATTGTTGCTTTCTCATTTGTTTTCATCAGCACAGTGATGTTTGCAACAACTTACTTTGTCTGGAAAGTTGGTGCCATCCATTTCAATGAGTACTGA